Proteins encoded by one window of Acidipropionibacterium virtanenii:
- a CDS encoding riboflavin synthase, producing MFTGLVEELGEVVSLESGAESAVMAIRGPLVTSDATLGSSIAVDGVCLTVTGVDGDVFTVDVMAETLARSGLGRLVPGTEVNLERPVPAGGRLGGHVVQGHVDGTARLVSRTPGDRWETLRFSAPQKLARYIVEKGSIAVDGISLTVAATGPGWFEVSLIPTTLATTVLGRLGIGEEVNLEVDVLAKYVESLLGAASGDADAHDDEGEAR from the coding sequence ATGTTCACAGGACTGGTGGAGGAGCTGGGCGAGGTCGTCTCGCTCGAAAGTGGCGCCGAATCGGCGGTGATGGCGATCCGGGGACCGCTGGTCACATCTGACGCCACATTGGGATCGTCGATCGCGGTGGACGGGGTCTGCCTCACCGTGACCGGCGTCGACGGCGATGTGTTCACCGTCGACGTCATGGCCGAGACCCTGGCCCGCAGCGGCCTGGGCCGGCTGGTCCCCGGCACAGAGGTGAACCTCGAACGCCCGGTGCCGGCAGGTGGACGACTCGGCGGTCATGTCGTTCAAGGGCACGTCGACGGCACCGCGCGCCTCGTCTCGCGCACTCCCGGAGATCGCTGGGAGACGCTGCGCTTCTCAGCCCCTCAGAAGCTGGCCCGTTACATCGTCGAGAAGGGGTCGATCGCGGTCGACGGGATCTCCCTGACGGTCGCCGCGACCGGGCCCGGCTGGTTCGAGGTCAGCCTCATCCCGACCACCCTGGCCACCACTGTGCTGGGCCGGCTGGGCATCGGCGAGGAGGTCAACCTCGAGGTCGACGTGCTCGCGAAATACGTGGAATCGCTGCTGGGAGCCGCGTCGGGAGACGCCGACGCGCACGACGACGAAGGAGAGGCACGATGA
- a CDS encoding DUF6350 family protein, with product MPSSHRSRGRGNTSDPREGGVDLSVESSARPRTGAAQPRWPWPVVTVLGCLLGVGGVWVVLTGLLAPEWLALKNARFSDLTRGATRLWLLAHGVPMTGLGLHLSLAPLGLTLIILLVGEQTCRYGTRVMSAGRRASGRGPSTRAAGQVAAVHASTHLVLVLLLCGSAGADPWPRGLVGGLAVGIVSGLLGAVRGARLDLTDELPAGVRGIPSAATAGVAIVLAAGAVALAVTLLMHGDRAIALHQSLAPGGWGGVVLLLVQLAWLPDLIVWAAAWTLGSGFSIGIGSAVSPFAVRLGMIPSIPVLGALPGIGAPAVAVRIVLAVPVLAGAVAGVVVVRNRDRTGVGRSVGLGAVAGVLSGLLVSLIAVFASGAIGSGRLMRTGAMMPQTLGLAVGLLGVGGALGSLVTALVRDHRSLEPREGGTGGSHRMPRPRSWEDEAGEETRPVR from the coding sequence GTGCCTTCATCACACCGTTCCCGTGGCCGGGGGAACACCTCCGACCCGCGCGAGGGAGGTGTCGACCTGAGTGTGGAGTCCTCGGCCAGGCCCCGGACCGGTGCCGCCCAGCCCCGCTGGCCGTGGCCCGTGGTGACCGTGCTCGGTTGCCTGCTGGGGGTCGGCGGGGTGTGGGTCGTGCTCACCGGGCTCCTCGCCCCCGAATGGCTGGCGCTCAAGAACGCGCGGTTCTCCGATCTCACCCGTGGAGCGACCAGGTTGTGGCTGCTGGCTCACGGCGTCCCGATGACCGGTCTGGGTCTTCACCTCAGCCTGGCCCCGTTGGGCCTCACTCTGATCATCCTGCTGGTGGGGGAGCAGACCTGCCGTTACGGGACGCGGGTCATGTCGGCGGGTCGCCGGGCCTCCGGCCGGGGGCCGAGCACGCGGGCGGCGGGTCAGGTCGCCGCGGTGCACGCCTCGACGCATCTGGTCCTGGTGCTCCTGCTGTGCGGATCGGCGGGCGCGGATCCGTGGCCGAGGGGACTGGTCGGAGGACTGGCCGTGGGAATCGTCTCCGGGCTCCTCGGGGCGGTCAGGGGGGCACGACTCGATCTGACCGATGAGCTGCCTGCGGGAGTACGGGGCATTCCCTCAGCCGCGACCGCGGGAGTCGCGATCGTGCTCGCCGCAGGTGCCGTCGCGCTGGCGGTCACCCTGCTGATGCACGGGGACCGTGCGATCGCACTGCATCAGAGCCTCGCCCCAGGGGGATGGGGCGGTGTCGTCCTGCTCCTCGTACAGCTGGCATGGCTTCCCGACCTCATCGTCTGGGCCGCGGCCTGGACTCTCGGCTCCGGATTCTCGATCGGAATAGGATCGGCCGTCAGCCCGTTCGCGGTGCGGCTCGGCATGATCCCGTCGATCCCGGTGCTGGGCGCGCTCCCCGGCATCGGCGCACCGGCCGTCGCCGTCCGTATCGTGCTTGCGGTACCGGTGCTCGCCGGCGCGGTCGCCGGAGTGGTGGTCGTGCGGAACAGGGACCGGACCGGAGTGGGACGATCGGTGGGCCTCGGCGCGGTGGCAGGCGTGCTGTCCGGCCTGCTGGTGAGCCTCATCGCTGTGTTCGCGAGTGGCGCGATCGGATCCGGACGGTTGATGCGTACGGGAGCGATGATGCCCCAGACGCTCGGCCTGGCCGTGGGACTGCTCGGTGTCGGAGGCGCCCTCGGATCTCTGGTGACCGCGCTGGTCCGTGATCACCGATCGCTGGAACCCCGGGAGGGCGGGACGGGCGGCTCCCACCGGATGCCGCGGCCCCGCAGCTGGGAGGACGAGGCCGGGGAGGAGACCCGGCCCGTCCGGTGA
- the pcrA gene encoding DNA helicase PcrA — protein MSDATPDLFSFFATAPRDGEAAPRPAGRPDPAALARRPTTEEGLLAGLNGPQREAVLHAGSPVLVVAGAGSGKTRVLTRRIAHLVQLRGVHPGSILAITFTNKAAAEMRARVVELVGNRARPMWVSTFHSAAVRMLRSDIDRLGMSRNFSIYDDTDAKRLITLVTRDASLDPKKFQPRAIMNWISNQKNDLIDPPAAKDAATSGNDRTYAELYDEYQRRLRAANALDFDDLIMSVVTLLRTCPDLREQYRRRFRHVLVDEYQDTNAAQYEFIRALCGREPVPPGDPEEEAAVRVDPPELMVVGDSDQSIYAFRGATIRNILSFESDFPGATTILLEQNYRSTQTILTAANSLIKANPDRPAKNLWTDAGDGERIVGYVADTEHDEAAWVARRIDSLVDAGSTSYGDVAVFYRTNAQSRPFEDVFIRTGLPYRVVGGVRFYERREVRDAVAYLRAIANPADDVSVRRILNVPKRGIGARAEASLEVFATARRIPFSQAVDRVGEIGAMATRSVNQIRSFGELMARHRAMVDAGARADEILDSILKDSGYIAELENSKDPQDETRLENLVELVSVAQEFVARAHTIDLAGGEDTEAEDVAADDSALEGDDSLPAFLEQIALVADSDSIPEEGEGVVTLMTLHTAKGLEFDTVFVTGFEDGVFPHARSLGDSKELAEERRLAYVGLTRARKRLLISRAVVRTMWGTPQYNPPSRFIEEIPARLIDWERLAEASPGWDWQSQDRSSSARESLDRDGASFSQAGSGRAFGSGKGPRHAPKSPVLSLTPGDKVLHSTFGLGTVLATRGSGANTNVDVDFGSVGTKRLALKFAPLEKL, from the coding sequence ATGAGTGACGCCACACCCGATCTGTTCTCATTCTTCGCCACTGCTCCGCGCGACGGGGAGGCGGCTCCGCGCCCCGCGGGCCGGCCCGATCCCGCTGCCCTCGCACGACGTCCCACCACCGAGGAAGGCCTTCTCGCAGGCCTCAACGGACCTCAGCGCGAGGCCGTCCTGCACGCGGGATCCCCGGTTCTGGTGGTCGCCGGGGCGGGCTCGGGCAAGACCCGGGTGCTCACCCGTCGGATCGCCCATCTGGTGCAGCTGAGGGGAGTCCATCCGGGTTCGATCCTGGCGATCACCTTCACCAACAAGGCGGCCGCCGAGATGAGGGCCAGGGTGGTCGAACTGGTCGGCAACAGGGCGCGCCCGATGTGGGTGTCGACATTCCACTCCGCGGCCGTGAGAATGCTGCGCTCCGATATCGACCGGCTGGGGATGTCTCGCAACTTCTCCATCTACGACGACACGGACGCGAAGAGACTGATCACACTGGTCACCCGCGATGCCAGTCTGGACCCGAAGAAATTCCAGCCCCGGGCGATCATGAACTGGATCTCGAACCAGAAGAACGATCTCATCGATCCCCCCGCGGCCAAGGATGCCGCAACCAGCGGGAACGATCGCACCTACGCCGAACTCTACGATGAGTACCAGAGGCGGTTGCGCGCCGCCAACGCCTTGGACTTCGACGACCTCATCATGTCGGTCGTCACCCTCCTGCGAACCTGCCCGGACCTGCGCGAACAGTACCGGCGGCGATTCCGCCACGTCCTGGTCGACGAGTACCAGGACACCAATGCCGCCCAGTACGAGTTCATCCGGGCGCTGTGCGGACGAGAGCCCGTCCCCCCGGGCGATCCGGAGGAGGAGGCCGCGGTGAGGGTCGATCCCCCCGAACTCATGGTGGTGGGGGACTCCGACCAGTCGATCTACGCCTTCCGCGGTGCCACGATCCGCAATATCCTCAGCTTCGAGAGTGATTTCCCCGGAGCCACGACCATTCTGCTGGAACAGAACTACCGCTCCACGCAGACGATTCTCACGGCCGCCAACAGTCTCATCAAGGCCAATCCCGACCGGCCCGCGAAGAATCTGTGGACTGATGCCGGCGACGGAGAGAGGATCGTCGGCTATGTCGCCGACACCGAGCACGATGAGGCCGCCTGGGTGGCCCGCAGGATCGATTCCCTGGTCGATGCCGGGAGCACCTCCTACGGGGATGTCGCGGTGTTCTATCGCACCAATGCCCAGTCGCGTCCCTTCGAGGACGTGTTCATCCGCACCGGCCTGCCCTACCGGGTGGTCGGCGGGGTCCGCTTCTACGAGCGTCGCGAGGTGCGCGACGCCGTCGCCTACCTGCGTGCCATCGCCAACCCCGCCGACGACGTCTCGGTGCGACGGATCCTCAACGTCCCCAAGCGCGGCATCGGTGCCCGGGCCGAGGCCTCCCTCGAGGTCTTCGCCACCGCCCGGCGGATCCCCTTCTCCCAGGCCGTCGACCGGGTCGGCGAGATCGGTGCGATGGCCACCCGGTCGGTCAACCAGATCAGATCCTTCGGCGAGCTGATGGCCCGTCATCGCGCCATGGTGGACGCCGGGGCGCGGGCCGACGAGATCCTCGACTCGATCCTCAAGGACTCCGGATACATCGCGGAGCTCGAGAACTCCAAGGACCCCCAGGACGAGACCCGGCTGGAGAATCTGGTCGAGCTGGTCTCAGTGGCCCAGGAGTTCGTGGCCCGCGCCCACACCATCGACCTCGCCGGTGGCGAGGACACGGAGGCCGAGGACGTGGCGGCCGACGACTCGGCCCTGGAGGGGGACGACTCCCTGCCCGCCTTCCTGGAGCAGATCGCCCTGGTCGCCGACTCCGACTCCATCCCCGAGGAGGGGGAGGGGGTCGTCACCCTGATGACCCTGCACACCGCCAAGGGGCTGGAGTTCGACACGGTCTTCGTCACCGGGTTCGAGGACGGCGTCTTCCCGCACGCCCGATCCCTGGGGGATTCGAAGGAACTCGCCGAGGAACGGCGTCTGGCCTATGTGGGGCTGACCCGGGCGCGCAAGCGACTGCTGATCTCGCGGGCCGTGGTGCGCACCATGTGGGGCACCCCCCAGTACAACCCGCCCAGCCGGTTCATCGAGGAGATCCCCGCCCGTCTCATCGACTGGGAGCGCCTCGCCGAGGCGTCACCGGGATGGGACTGGCAGTCCCAGGACCGCAGCAGCTCGGCACGGGAGAGCCTGGACCGCGACGGCGCATCGTTCAGCCAGGCCGGGTCCGGGCGGGCCTTCGGATCGGGGAAGGGCCCACGGCACGCCCCGAAGAGCCCGGTGCTCTCGCTGACCCCCGGTGACAAGGTGCTGCACAGCACATTCGGTCTCGGGACGGTGCTGGCGACCCGGGGGAGCGGCGCCAACACCAACGTCGACGTCGATTTCGGATCGGTGGGGACCAAGCGACTGGCCCTGAAGTTCGCGCCCCTGGAGAAGCTCTGA
- the sucD gene encoding succinate--CoA ligase subunit alpha translates to MSIILDQNARIIVQGMTGSEGMKHTTRMLASGSQIVGGVNPRKAGQSVDFPGGVSVPVFGGVKEAMEATGADVTVIFVPARFTKSAVLEAVEAQIPLVVCITEGVPARDETEFVAAARRSGRTRIIGPNCPGIISPGRSNAGITPADITGPGRVGLVSKSGTLTYQLMYEVRDLGISTALGIGGDPVVGTTHIDALQAFEDDPETDVIVMIGEIGGDAEERAAAYIAEHITKPVIGYVAGFTAPEGKTMGHAGAIVSGSSGTAAAKKVALEAAGVRVGKTPSEAARLAHEAIEELNR, encoded by the coding sequence GTGTCCATCATTCTTGATCAGAACGCCCGGATCATCGTCCAGGGGATGACCGGCTCCGAGGGCATGAAGCACACCACCCGGATGCTGGCCTCCGGCTCGCAGATCGTCGGCGGCGTCAACCCCCGCAAGGCCGGCCAGTCGGTCGATTTCCCGGGCGGGGTCAGCGTCCCCGTCTTCGGCGGCGTCAAGGAGGCCATGGAGGCCACCGGGGCCGACGTCACCGTCATCTTCGTGCCGGCCCGCTTCACGAAGTCCGCCGTCCTGGAGGCCGTCGAGGCCCAGATCCCCCTGGTGGTGTGCATCACCGAGGGGGTGCCCGCCAGGGACGAGACCGAGTTCGTGGCCGCGGCCCGGCGCAGCGGCAGGACCCGCATCATCGGGCCCAACTGCCCCGGCATCATCAGCCCCGGCAGGTCCAACGCCGGCATCACCCCGGCCGACATCACCGGGCCCGGCCGGGTCGGGCTGGTGTCCAAATCCGGCACCCTGACGTATCAGTTGATGTACGAGGTGCGCGATCTCGGCATCTCCACGGCGCTGGGCATCGGTGGCGACCCGGTGGTCGGCACCACTCACATCGACGCCCTGCAGGCCTTCGAGGACGACCCGGAGACCGACGTCATCGTGATGATCGGCGAGATCGGGGGCGATGCCGAGGAGCGCGCCGCCGCCTACATCGCCGAACACATCACCAAGCCGGTCATCGGCTATGTGGCGGGATTCACCGCCCCGGAGGGCAAGACGATGGGCCATGCCGGCGCCATCGTCTCGGGCTCCTCGGGTACCGCGGCCGCCAAGAAGGTGGCCCTCGAGGCGGCCGGCGTGCGCGTCGGCAAGACCCCCTCGGAGGCCGCCCGGCTGGCCCACGAGGCCATCGAGGAACTCAACCGCTGA
- the ribB gene encoding 3,4-dihydroxy-2-butanone-4-phosphate synthase, producing MTGFATIEEALAQVRAGRPVLVLDDETRENEGDAILAAGTAGAEWVGWMVRHTSGYLCAPMTEERADRLGLPLMWPSSQDPLRTRYTVSVDAATGTTTGISAAERAATARTLAGPDAQSTDFIRPGHILPLRARDGGVLERRGHTEAAVDLARLAGLEPVGLIGEIVDDAGACLRTPDVLALGAREHLCVITIEQLAAWRRDHDDLPAAPAARVTAGDEAVLPTRHGEFRVTGYRDHLTGAEHLLLIPSTGLGADDGGAPWVRVHSECLTGDALGSLRCDCGEQLSRSMDQVARHGGAVILLRGQEGRGVGLINKIAAYHAQDGGLDTVDAQTALGLPVDAREYGAAVAVLAGLGVSAVRLLTNNPAKIASLRRAGIEVDPRPLQIPPRPEDIAYLRTKRDRMGHLIELDETGPDNTAHDNTEGIA from the coding sequence ATGACCGGATTCGCGACGATCGAGGAGGCCCTGGCCCAGGTCCGCGCCGGCCGTCCGGTGCTGGTCCTCGACGATGAGACCAGGGAGAACGAGGGCGACGCGATCCTGGCCGCCGGGACCGCCGGTGCCGAATGGGTCGGCTGGATGGTCCGCCACACCTCCGGCTACCTGTGCGCCCCGATGACCGAGGAACGGGCCGATCGGCTCGGCCTGCCCCTGATGTGGCCCTCCAGCCAGGACCCGCTGCGCACCCGCTACACGGTGTCGGTGGATGCTGCGACGGGCACCACCACCGGGATCAGTGCGGCGGAGCGGGCCGCCACCGCCCGCACGCTGGCCGGCCCCGATGCACAGTCGACCGATTTCATCCGGCCGGGCCACATTCTTCCGCTGCGAGCCCGCGACGGCGGAGTGCTGGAACGCCGGGGCCATACCGAGGCCGCCGTCGATCTGGCGCGCCTGGCGGGGCTGGAGCCGGTCGGCCTGATCGGCGAGATCGTCGACGACGCCGGAGCCTGCCTGCGGACCCCCGATGTGCTGGCGCTGGGTGCCCGGGAGCACCTCTGTGTCATCACCATCGAGCAGCTGGCCGCCTGGCGCCGAGACCACGACGACCTCCCGGCTGCCCCGGCCGCCCGCGTCACCGCCGGCGACGAGGCCGTCCTGCCGACCCGTCACGGAGAGTTCCGGGTCACCGGATACCGCGACCACCTCACGGGGGCCGAGCACCTGCTCCTCATCCCGAGCACCGGGCTCGGAGCCGATGACGGGGGTGCGCCCTGGGTACGGGTGCACTCGGAGTGCCTCACCGGCGACGCCCTGGGCTCGTTGCGCTGTGACTGCGGGGAACAGTTGAGCAGGTCCATGGATCAGGTCGCCCGGCACGGCGGAGCGGTGATCCTGCTCCGCGGGCAGGAGGGCCGGGGGGTCGGGCTGATCAACAAGATCGCCGCCTATCACGCCCAGGACGGCGGACTGGACACCGTGGACGCCCAGACCGCCCTCGGACTGCCCGTCGACGCCCGTGAGTACGGCGCAGCGGTCGCCGTCCTGGCCGGCCTCGGCGTCTCCGCGGTGCGGCTGCTCACCAACAACCCTGCCAAGATCGCCTCCCTGCGCCGGGCCGGTATCGAGGTGGATCCCCGCCCGCTCCAGATCCCGCCGCGCCCCGAGGACATCGCCTATCTGCGCACCAAGCGCGACCGGATGGGCCACCTCATCGAACTCGACGAGACAGGTCCGGACAACACCGCTCACGACAACACGGAAGGAATCGCATGA
- the sucC gene encoding ADP-forming succinate--CoA ligase subunit beta, whose product MDLYEYQARDLFEKHGVPVLRGIVAQTPRQAAAAAAELATPVVAVKAQVKVGGRGKAGGVKIARSAQEAAEHAEAILGMDIKGHTVGKVMIAEGADIAEEYYFSILLDRGERRYLAMCSREGGMDIETLAVERPDALARVAVDPIDGIDEAKAHEILTEAGFPDAEQSAIVPVILRLWDVYTGEDATLVEVNPMVKTGDGRILALDGKVTLDGNAGFRHPEHADLVDRATTDPLELRAAQLGLNYVKLDGSVGVIGNGAGLVMSTLDVVAYAGEEFPGSPRPANFLDIGGGASAEIMANGLDLIMSDPQVSSVFVNVFGGITACDAVANGIKSALESLGERATKPLVVRLDGNAVEQGRAILNDFNHPLVTMAATMDEAASKAAELASREA is encoded by the coding sequence GTGGACCTGTACGAGTACCAAGCCCGCGACCTGTTTGAGAAGCACGGCGTCCCCGTGCTCCGCGGCATCGTCGCCCAGACCCCCCGGCAGGCAGCTGCTGCGGCGGCCGAACTCGCCACACCGGTCGTGGCCGTCAAGGCCCAGGTCAAGGTGGGCGGCCGCGGAAAGGCCGGCGGCGTCAAGATCGCCAGGTCCGCGCAGGAGGCGGCTGAGCATGCCGAGGCCATCCTCGGCATGGACATCAAGGGCCACACGGTGGGCAAGGTGATGATCGCCGAGGGCGCCGACATCGCCGAGGAGTACTACTTCTCCATCCTGCTGGACAGGGGGGAGAGGCGCTACCTGGCGATGTGCTCCCGCGAGGGAGGCATGGACATCGAGACCCTGGCCGTCGAACGGCCGGATGCGCTGGCCCGCGTCGCGGTCGATCCGATCGACGGCATCGACGAGGCGAAGGCCCACGAGATCCTCACCGAGGCAGGATTCCCGGATGCCGAGCAGTCGGCCATCGTGCCGGTCATCCTGCGTCTCTGGGACGTCTACACGGGCGAGGACGCCACTCTCGTCGAGGTCAACCCGATGGTGAAGACCGGGGACGGCCGGATCCTGGCCCTGGACGGCAAGGTGACCCTGGACGGCAACGCCGGGTTCCGTCATCCCGAGCATGCCGACCTGGTCGACCGGGCGACGACCGACCCGCTGGAACTGCGCGCCGCCCAGCTGGGTCTCAACTACGTCAAGCTGGACGGCAGCGTCGGCGTCATCGGAAACGGTGCCGGTCTGGTGATGAGCACCCTGGACGTGGTCGCCTACGCCGGCGAGGAGTTCCCCGGATCGCCCAGGCCCGCGAACTTCCTGGACATCGGCGGCGGCGCCTCGGCCGAGATCATGGCCAACGGGCTGGACCTCATCATGTCCGATCCCCAGGTGAGTTCCGTCTTCGTCAACGTCTTCGGCGGCATCACCGCCTGCGACGCAGTGGCCAACGGCATCAAGTCCGCCCTGGAGAGCCTGGGCGAGCGAGCCACCAAGCCTCTTGTCGTGAGGCTGGACGGCAACGCCGTCGAGCAGGGTCGCGCGATCCTCAACGACTTCAACCATCCGCTCGTGACCATGGCCGCAACCATGGATGAGGCCGCCAGCAAGGCCGCCGAGCTCGCATCCAGGGAGGCCTGA
- a CDS encoding M23 family metallopeptidase produces MSTRTTRRHHGRFAPLDVLRTAIVADDDDSTAQSPLTDEAAPEEPFAEPRRRSRFKVAVAASVVAALGLVTGGAVMLTSASTSSATNVHSLAIDKNHPDITKGEPETESSRSTTTKRSSADNSAAAADKGSLPALDGRGSNVSRSTIRSELDKAMSQSMADQRNNAMDATDSQARAKADAVSGTARAKEMDADVAKAKARAKEIAAEKKAAEAKLAAEAAAAGTPIKTGDLSAVTASGAASLPLATGSYTLGSHWGEYGSWARWHTGEDFIASCGTPLHAVSAGIIGQPTGGSWAGNHVVIHMANGASVLYAHMSSINVSVGQTVKAGQLLGYSGETGRAFGCHMHFEYYPAGTTPGDVYSTTDPLVFLRSIGLKP; encoded by the coding sequence GTGAGCACTCGCACGACCAGGCGCCACCACGGCCGGTTCGCACCTCTCGACGTCCTCCGCACCGCGATCGTCGCCGACGATGACGACTCGACCGCACAATCACCGCTCACCGACGAGGCGGCTCCCGAGGAGCCCTTCGCCGAGCCCCGACGCCGCTCCCGGTTCAAGGTGGCCGTGGCCGCCTCGGTCGTCGCGGCCCTGGGCCTGGTGACCGGAGGCGCGGTGATGCTGACCAGCGCCTCCACCTCTTCGGCCACCAACGTCCACTCTCTGGCGATCGACAAGAATCACCCCGACATCACCAAGGGCGAGCCCGAGACCGAGTCGTCCCGGAGCACCACGACCAAGAGGTCGAGCGCCGACAACTCCGCGGCGGCCGCCGACAAGGGTTCCCTGCCGGCACTGGACGGACGCGGGTCCAACGTCTCGCGCAGCACCATCCGTTCCGAGCTCGACAAGGCGATGAGCCAGTCCATGGCGGACCAGCGCAACAATGCGATGGACGCCACGGACAGCCAGGCCAGAGCCAAGGCCGACGCGGTCTCCGGGACCGCCCGCGCCAAGGAGATGGACGCCGACGTCGCCAAGGCCAAGGCCCGCGCCAAGGAGATCGCCGCCGAGAAGAAGGCCGCCGAGGCCAAGCTCGCCGCCGAGGCAGCAGCGGCCGGCACCCCGATCAAGACCGGCGATCTCAGTGCGGTGACCGCCTCGGGTGCTGCCTCTCTGCCGCTCGCCACGGGTTCCTACACGCTGGGTTCCCACTGGGGCGAGTACGGCTCCTGGGCGCGCTGGCACACCGGCGAGGACTTCATCGCCAGTTGCGGGACGCCGCTGCACGCCGTGTCCGCCGGGATCATCGGCCAGCCCACCGGAGGGTCCTGGGCCGGAAACCACGTCGTGATCCACATGGCCAACGGCGCCTCCGTGCTCTACGCCCACATGAGCAGCATCAACGTCTCCGTCGGCCAGACCGTCAAGGCCGGCCAGCTGCTCGGTTACTCCGGTGAGACCGGACGGGCCTTCGGCTGCCATATGCACTTCGAGTACTACCCGGCGGGCACCACTCCTGGCGACGTGTACAGCACCACCGATCCGCTGGTCTTCCTGAGGTCCATCGGCCTCAAGCCCTGA
- the ribH gene encoding 6,7-dimethyl-8-ribityllumazine synthase has product MSARTSTTGDAAPDLHGADGTGLRVAVIASRWHSVVMDGLVGGALRGLAEAGVTDPELVRVPGSFELPIACSRLAGRFDILVALGVVIRGGTPHFDYVCDAATAGITQVSVSTGTPIGFGLLTCDDEAQALDRAGLDGSHEDKGFEAAQAAVATLAAIRAAGC; this is encoded by the coding sequence ATGAGCGCCAGAACCAGTACCACGGGGGACGCGGCCCCCGACCTGCACGGCGCTGACGGGACCGGCCTGCGCGTCGCCGTCATCGCCTCCCGGTGGCATTCGGTGGTGATGGACGGCCTGGTCGGCGGTGCGCTGCGCGGCCTGGCGGAGGCCGGCGTCACCGATCCGGAACTGGTCCGAGTGCCCGGATCCTTCGAACTGCCCATCGCCTGTTCCCGGCTGGCCGGACGGTTCGACATCCTGGTGGCCCTCGGGGTGGTGATCCGCGGCGGCACGCCCCACTTCGACTACGTGTGCGATGCCGCGACCGCCGGAATCACCCAGGTGAGCGTGAGCACCGGGACCCCCATCGGCTTCGGGCTGCTCACCTGCGACGACGAGGCCCAGGCCCTGGACCGCGCCGGACTGGACGGCTCCCACGAGGACAAGGGGTTCGAGGCCGCCCAGGCCGCGGTCGCCACACTGGCGGCCATCCGCGCGGCCGGATGCTGA
- the ribD gene encoding bifunctional diaminohydroxyphosphoribosylaminopyrimidine deaminase/5-amino-6-(5-phosphoribosylamino)uracil reductase RibD — protein sequence MDHEDSWRTSMERALELAVRGPAPDPNPRVGCVLVDDHGLIVGQGWHHGAGTPHAEIEALRSLSRPAAGLTAVVTLEPCNHTGRTGPCARALIEAGIARVVIGQTDPNPVAAGGAAALEEAGIQVIRGLLEDQAVALNEDWLFAVRHGRPKVVWKYAATLDGRSAAADGTSRWITSPQARVQVHRERARCAAVMVGTGTALADDPRLTVRGVDVPRQPLRVVVGLRELPVGAQLRSEEAPTVLLREHDPAAVLAELDRRGIRRVWLEGGPTLAGAFWRAGLVDEVVAHLAPALLGDGAPALIGAGVSTLGEAHRLVIDEVSMIGPDICVRARPDCEHEPRSRPGSPPRPGSRPRPGFPHRPVRPHLDPQCGAQRRPDHE from the coding sequence ATGGACCACGAGGACTCATGGCGTACATCCATGGAGCGCGCCCTGGAGCTGGCGGTGCGCGGCCCGGCACCCGATCCCAACCCCAGGGTGGGATGCGTCCTCGTCGATGACCACGGGCTGATCGTCGGTCAGGGCTGGCACCACGGCGCCGGCACACCGCATGCTGAGATCGAGGCGCTGCGCAGCCTCTCCCGCCCGGCAGCCGGACTCACTGCCGTGGTGACGCTGGAACCGTGCAACCACACCGGCCGCACCGGTCCCTGCGCACGCGCACTCATCGAGGCCGGAATCGCCCGGGTGGTGATCGGCCAGACCGATCCCAACCCGGTGGCCGCCGGTGGTGCCGCAGCTCTGGAGGAGGCCGGTATCCAGGTGATCCGCGGCCTGCTCGAAGATCAGGCCGTCGCGCTCAACGAGGACTGGCTCTTCGCGGTGCGGCACGGCAGGCCGAAAGTGGTGTGGAAGTATGCCGCGACCCTGGACGGCCGGTCGGCGGCCGCCGACGGGACCAGCCGCTGGATCACCTCGCCCCAGGCACGTGTCCAAGTGCACCGGGAAAGGGCCCGGTGCGCTGCCGTGATGGTGGGCACCGGCACCGCCCTGGCCGACGATCCCCGACTGACCGTCCGTGGCGTCGACGTGCCGCGTCAGCCGTTGCGGGTCGTGGTGGGACTCCGGGAACTGCCGGTCGGTGCGCAGCTGCGCTCGGAGGAGGCGCCCACCGTCCTCCTGCGGGAGCACGATCCGGCGGCGGTGCTGGCCGAACTGGACCGGCGCGGGATCCGCCGGGTCTGGCTGGAGGGAGGGCCGACCCTCGCCGGGGCGTTCTGGCGCGCCGGTCTCGTCGACGAGGTGGTGGCCCATCTGGCGCCGGCACTCCTCGGTGACGGGGCGCCGGCCCTGATCGGGGCGGGGGTGTCGACCCTCGGTGAGGCCCACCGGCTGGTGATCGACGAGGTCTCGATGATCGGCCCCGACATCTGCGTCCGGGCCCGCCCCGACTGCGAACACGAACCCCGTTCTCGCCCCGGATCCCCGCCGCGCCCCGGATCCCGGCCGCGCCCCGGATTCCCGCACCGCCCTGTCAGACCTCACCTCGATCCCCAATGTGGCGCACAGCGGCGCCCGGATCATGAATAG